A section of the Rhizobium sp. Pop5 genome encodes:
- a CDS encoding DUF779 domain-containing protein, whose product METTVNGEPRVLATDAALDLITEIRRDHPDILFHQSGGCCDGSSPMCYPADEFMIGDSDVKLGEIGGVPVYISASQFEAWKHTQLIIDVVPGRGGMFSLDNGREKRFLTRSRLFGGGEACAVPDVAVKAV is encoded by the coding sequence ATGGAAACCACCGTCAACGGCGAACCGCGTGTTCTCGCAACCGACGCAGCCCTCGATCTGATTACGGAAATCCGGCGTGACCACCCCGATATCCTCTTCCACCAATCCGGGGGCTGCTGCGACGGCTCCTCGCCTATGTGTTATCCTGCCGATGAATTCATGATCGGCGACAGCGACGTCAAGCTCGGCGAAATCGGCGGCGTGCCGGTCTATATCAGCGCCAGCCAGTTCGAGGCATGGAAGCATACGCAGTTGATCATCGATGTCGTGCCAGGCCGCGGCGGCATGTTCTCGCTCGATAACGGCCGCGAGAAACGCTTCCTCACCCGCTCCCGCCTCTTCGGCGGCGGTGAGGCCTGCGCTGTGCCGGATGTGGCCGTCAAGGCTGTCTGA
- a CDS encoding DJ-1/PfpI family protein, which produces MPASKILMITGDFTEDYETMVPFQTLLACGYTVDAVCPGKKAGESVATAIHDFEGDQTYSEKRGHNFALNATFDSIRAEDYDALVIPGGRAPEYLRLNADVIKSVRHFFDAGKPVAAICHGAQLLAAAGVLKGRTCSAYPACRPEVELAGGIYADIAITDAVSDGNLVTAPAWPANPSWLRQFMAVLDAAALLESNAA; this is translated from the coding sequence ATGCCAGCCTCAAAGATCCTGATGATCACGGGTGACTTCACCGAAGATTACGAAACGATGGTTCCGTTTCAGACGTTGCTTGCCTGCGGCTATACGGTCGACGCCGTCTGCCCGGGCAAGAAGGCGGGCGAGAGCGTCGCCACCGCCATTCACGATTTCGAGGGCGACCAGACCTACTCCGAAAAACGGGGGCATAATTTCGCGCTGAACGCCACGTTCGACAGCATACGCGCCGAAGATTACGATGCTCTCGTCATCCCCGGCGGCCGCGCACCGGAATATCTGCGCCTGAATGCCGACGTCATCAAATCCGTCCGGCACTTCTTCGATGCCGGAAAACCCGTCGCCGCCATCTGCCACGGCGCGCAACTGCTTGCCGCCGCCGGCGTGCTCAAGGGCCGGACCTGCTCGGCCTATCCCGCCTGCCGACCGGAAGTCGAACTTGCCGGCGGCATCTACGCCGATATTGCAATCACCGATGCGGTCTCCGACGGCAACTTGGTGACGGCGCCGGCCTGGCCGGCAAATCCATCGTGGCTGCGCCAGTTCATGGCCGTGCTCGATGCCGCAGCTCTGCTGGAAAGCAACGCCGCCTGA
- a CDS encoding ribbon-helix-helix domain-containing protein → MCELFIKADARLWESTTRSLRIDGMVTSVRLENFFWSKLEEIARRDSMNVVQLITRLHHESIDAGHDLGNFTSFLRVCCARYLDLQLTGDIPADVTRPIADLDAPVILGRERAKYH, encoded by the coding sequence ATGTGCGAATTGTTCATCAAGGCGGATGCGCGGCTTTGGGAAAGCACCACCCGCTCGCTGCGCATCGATGGCATGGTCACCAGCGTCCGGCTTGAGAATTTCTTCTGGTCGAAGCTGGAGGAAATCGCCCGGCGCGACAGCATGAATGTGGTCCAGCTGATCACCCGCCTGCACCATGAATCGATCGATGCCGGCCACGATCTCGGCAACTTCACCTCCTTCCTGCGGGTCTGCTGCGCCCGCTATCTTGACCTGCAGCTCACCGGCGACATCCCGGCGGATGTTACCCGTCCGATCGCAGACCTCGACGCGCCTGTAATCCTTGGCCGCGAGCGAGCGAAATATCACTGA
- a CDS encoding SDR family NAD(P)-dependent oxidoreductase: MNDQKAVIVTGAGGNLGSAVVRELAASGAKLVCMNRSSQELEALAGELPPSTEFLSIAGTELTDYASCATAVARAVKRFGGISALVNTVGGFRMGPVGPEAPAQWDMMMTANARTALTISAAVLPTMKAAGYGRIVHIAAAPGLKAGANQAAYAASKAAVIRLTEAIAAECRDDRITANCILPGTIDTPENRAAMPNAKTDGWVSPQSIARLVAFLISPAAAVVTGAAIPATGRE; the protein is encoded by the coding sequence ATGAACGACCAGAAAGCCGTGATCGTCACGGGAGCCGGCGGCAATCTCGGCAGCGCCGTCGTTCGCGAACTGGCCGCATCAGGCGCGAAGCTCGTCTGCATGAACCGTTCGAGCCAGGAGCTGGAAGCCTTGGCCGGCGAACTTCCCCCCTCCACCGAGTTTTTATCGATCGCCGGAACGGAGCTCACCGATTACGCCTCGTGCGCCACCGCCGTCGCCCGGGCGGTCAAGCGCTTCGGCGGCATCAGCGCATTGGTCAACACCGTCGGCGGTTTCCGGATGGGGCCGGTCGGGCCCGAGGCGCCTGCGCAATGGGACATGATGATGACGGCGAACGCCCGTACCGCGCTGACGATCAGCGCCGCGGTTCTCCCGACGATGAAAGCCGCCGGCTACGGCCGCATCGTTCACATCGCCGCCGCGCCCGGCCTGAAGGCCGGTGCAAACCAGGCGGCTTATGCTGCATCGAAAGCCGCCGTCATCCGATTGACCGAAGCAATCGCGGCCGAATGCCGCGACGACCGCATCACCGCCAACTGCATCCTGCCAGGAACGATCGACACGCCCGAGAATCGCGCAGCCATGCCCAACGCGAAGACGGACGGCTGGGTATCGCCGCAATCGATCGCCCGCCTCGTCGCCTTTCTGATTTCGCCGGCCGCAGCCGTCGTCACCGGCGCGGCAATCCCGGCGACCGGCCGCGAATAG
- a CDS encoding calcium:proton antiporter, with amino-acid sequence MTDGPAVRSIGETSLRGEWFLGVSIATSLIFIAFPQQLFGQLSHPFWFIVVFGWLFAVVLGSALSVVRHADRLAERLKEPYGTLILTLAITSIEVMAISAVMIHGENNPTLARDTLFAVVMIILNGMVGLSLLLGAWRRPEQQHNLQGANAYLGVIVPLATLSLVMPTFLAGPDGPHPSAPRQLILGVISVGLYTTFLFLQAGRHHEYFAADSNHHEHQSDQAPPRGPVWPHAVLLFAYMGPVVFLVEQLALPIDYIIETLRAPTAFGGVVMAILVATPEAISAVRASIANNLQRSINIFLGSVLSTIGLTVPAMLVISRLYGHPVTLGLEHGDLVMLLLTLAVSIITFASGRTHLMQGAVHLVLFLAYVLLIFQQ; translated from the coding sequence ATGACTGACGGGCCGGCAGTACGAAGTATCGGCGAAACCAGCCTCCGCGGGGAATGGTTCCTCGGCGTCAGCATCGCAACCAGCCTGATATTCATCGCCTTCCCGCAACAGCTCTTCGGGCAGCTTTCCCACCCGTTTTGGTTCATCGTCGTTTTCGGGTGGCTGTTTGCCGTCGTTCTCGGCTCCGCCTTGTCGGTCGTTCGGCATGCCGATCGTCTGGCCGAACGGCTGAAAGAGCCTTACGGCACACTCATTCTGACGCTTGCCATCACCTCGATCGAAGTGATGGCAATCTCAGCCGTCATGATTCATGGCGAGAACAACCCAACGTTGGCGCGCGACACCCTGTTTGCGGTCGTCATGATCATCCTGAACGGCATGGTCGGTCTGTCGTTGCTGCTCGGCGCCTGGCGGCGGCCGGAACAGCAGCACAACCTTCAGGGCGCCAATGCCTATCTCGGGGTCATCGTACCGCTGGCAACGCTCAGCCTGGTCATGCCGACATTTCTTGCCGGCCCGGACGGACCACATCCATCGGCTCCGCGGCAACTGATACTCGGCGTGATATCGGTCGGCCTTTACACCACGTTTCTCTTCCTTCAGGCCGGTCGTCATCACGAATATTTCGCCGCCGACAGCAACCATCATGAGCATCAGAGCGATCAAGCCCCTCCTCGTGGGCCGGTCTGGCCTCATGCCGTCCTGCTTTTCGCCTACATGGGTCCCGTGGTCTTTCTGGTCGAACAGCTTGCCCTGCCGATCGACTACATCATCGAAACCCTGCGTGCTCCGACCGCGTTCGGCGGTGTCGTCATGGCCATCCTTGTCGCAACACCCGAGGCGATCAGCGCCGTGCGCGCATCCATCGCCAATAATCTGCAGCGCTCCATCAATATTTTCCTGGGTTCGGTCTTGTCCACGATCGGGTTGACGGTGCCGGCAATGCTCGTCATCAGCCGTCTCTACGGGCACCCGGTAACGCTTGGCCTGGAACATGGGGATCTGGTGATGCTCCTGCTCACGCTGGCCGTCAGCATCATCACCTTCGCCAGCGGCCGCACGCATCTCATGCAAGGCGCGGTCCATCTGGTGCTTTTCCTGGCTTACGTGCTGCTCATTTTCCAGCAATGA
- a CDS encoding DUF4239 domain-containing protein, which yields MSSLLLGGLVFVFLSAATSIGMMVRARLPDHHLNSESKDVIRLATAVVGTLSALALGLLIASAKSSYDNAEAEMRTAAARILLLDRVMAHYGPETDDARRLLRELIEKRLSRGWTAETTDEASGTALGEYQDIEAVQGDLRSLSPRDDVQRSLQARALEVSGMVAETHWLLVESGREGLPWAFLAVLVCWLGLLFSTFGLQAPVNPTVLSILFVCALSVAGAVFLISDMANPYVGLVRVSEAPLQSALERLGKP from the coding sequence TTGAGCTCATTGTTGCTTGGCGGGCTTGTATTTGTTTTTCTGTCGGCGGCAACGTCGATAGGAATGATGGTCCGCGCCCGCCTGCCGGATCACCATCTCAATTCGGAATCCAAAGACGTTATCCGGCTCGCGACCGCGGTGGTGGGAACGCTGTCTGCCCTAGCGCTCGGCCTGCTGATCGCATCCGCCAAATCGAGCTACGACAATGCCGAAGCGGAAATGAGAACAGCCGCAGCGCGAATATTGCTATTGGACCGCGTCATGGCCCATTACGGCCCGGAAACCGACGATGCGCGCCGGCTGCTGCGGGAACTCATAGAGAAGCGGTTGAGCCGCGGTTGGACGGCCGAGACCACCGACGAGGCATCAGGTACGGCGCTGGGGGAATATCAAGATATCGAAGCGGTTCAGGGCGACCTTCGATCGTTGTCGCCGCGGGATGACGTGCAGCGGTCTCTCCAGGCGCGCGCGCTTGAAGTGAGCGGCATGGTCGCCGAAACCCATTGGCTGCTGGTCGAATCCGGCCGTGAGGGCTTGCCCTGGGCATTTCTCGCCGTTCTCGTCTGTTGGCTCGGATTGCTTTTCTCCACCTTCGGGCTGCAGGCGCCGGTAAATCCAACAGTGCTCTCAATCCTGTTCGTTTGTGCCCTATCCGTCGCAGGTGCAGTCTTCCTGATCTCGGATATGGCCAATCCTTATGTCGGACTAGTCCGCGTTTCGGAGGCACCTTTGCAATCCGCCCTCGAACGGCTCGGAAAGCCGTAG
- a CDS encoding efflux RND transporter periplasmic adaptor subunit, whose translation MRGRVHQALQFFVTLAGMAILAGCEESGNTYVPPPPPSVRVAQPVQQPVTLYFELTGNTAPLNSVDIEARVQGYIQSIDYQDGMMVKKGAKLFGIERDTYQAQLDQAKASLASQQASQVGAQQEYDRQVNLMKQQVTTQTAVDSAKATLDEANAAILNAQANLELATINLGYTQVLAPFDGIVTDHLVDIGALVGISGPTKLASIVQTDPLYAYFNVSETQVLMIKQDLVKQGRTFRQTDLPNIPAELGLQTEEGYPHKGHLDYVSPQLDASTGTLQVRALFDNKDHAMLPGLFVRVRVPVGHNDKALLVRDDAIGTNQLGSYVLVLGKDNVIEQKQVKTGQREGALRVIESGLDPTDQVVIQGVQLAIPGSKVTPEKMEMNPAASAAGDAKATTTMQ comes from the coding sequence ATGCGTGGGAGAGTGCATCAGGCTCTGCAATTTTTCGTAACACTTGCCGGAATGGCAATTCTCGCCGGCTGCGAGGAGAGCGGCAACACCTATGTTCCTCCTCCGCCGCCTTCGGTTCGCGTCGCGCAGCCGGTCCAGCAGCCGGTAACGCTCTATTTCGAACTCACCGGCAATACCGCGCCGCTCAATTCCGTCGATATCGAGGCGCGCGTCCAGGGCTATATCCAATCCATCGACTATCAGGACGGCATGATGGTGAAGAAGGGCGCCAAGCTCTTCGGCATCGAGCGCGACACCTATCAGGCGCAGTTGGATCAGGCGAAAGCGTCGCTTGCCTCGCAACAAGCCTCCCAGGTCGGCGCGCAGCAGGAATATGACCGACAGGTCAATCTAATGAAACAACAGGTGACCACCCAGACCGCGGTCGACAGCGCCAAGGCGACGCTCGACGAGGCGAATGCCGCCATCCTCAATGCCCAGGCCAATCTCGAACTTGCGACCATCAATCTCGGCTATACCCAGGTTCTAGCCCCCTTCGACGGCATCGTCACGGATCATCTCGTCGATATCGGCGCGCTCGTCGGCATATCCGGTCCCACCAAACTCGCCAGCATCGTCCAGACCGATCCGCTCTATGCCTATTTCAACGTCAGCGAGACGCAGGTTCTGATGATCAAGCAAGATCTGGTCAAGCAGGGGCGCACTTTCAGGCAGACGGACCTTCCGAACATACCGGCGGAACTCGGCTTGCAGACGGAGGAAGGTTATCCGCACAAGGGGCATCTCGACTACGTATCGCCTCAGCTCGATGCCTCCACAGGCACGCTTCAGGTGCGCGCCCTGTTCGACAACAAGGATCACGCCATGTTGCCCGGCCTCTTCGTCAGGGTGCGCGTACCGGTCGGCCATAACGACAAGGCATTGCTGGTGCGTGACGACGCAATCGGCACCAACCAGCTGGGCAGCTACGTGCTCGTTCTCGGCAAGGACAATGTCATCGAACAGAAGCAGGTCAAGACGGGCCAGCGCGAAGGTGCGCTTCGCGTCATCGAGTCCGGCCTCGATCCAACTGATCAGGTCGTCATCCAAGGCGTCCAGCTTGCAATCCCGGGCAGCAAGGTTACGCCCGAGAAGATGGAAATGAACCCGGCGGCGAGTGCTGCCGGCGATGCAAAGGCCACGACCACGATGCAATGA
- a CDS encoding efflux RND transporter permease subunit has protein sequence MISRFFIERPVLANVLALVFVLIGAVALFQLPVAQYPNVVPPTVQVTTRFPGASAQTLVDTVALPIEQQVNGVQDMLYMQSTSASDGTYSLIVTFAIGTDPDQAQVLVQNRVAIAMSSLPEAVQLQGVTTQKKSTAILGFVTLTSPDSRYDSLFLSNYAVINLQNELARLPGVGNVTVFGAGQYAMRIWMDPNLLQARGLTPQDVVNVVQQQSQEVAAGQIGIPPVPKGQVFQYTLNVNGRLNDAPDYENIIVKVETGQGGRITRVRDIGRVELGAQTYSQSFMQNGRPAAGIGIFQLPEANAIAVAQAVNAKMEELSKSFPQGLEYHLPFDTTKFVKASIDEVYVTLIEAGVLVLIVILVFLQDWRAMLVPATTVPVTIIGAFAAMAALGFTVNLSTLFAIVLAIGIVVDDAIVIVEGVARHIEAGMSGRKAAEKAMEELLGPVIGITLVLMAVFIPAAFLPGLTGQLYRQFALVIAATALISAINAVTLKPTQCALWLRAPVPLEKRNVFYRGFNRGYDWGERHYAGLIGSMTRHSGIMALAALALIGVAVWGLTRLPTAFLPIEDQGYVLISTQLPDGASKERTDAVMEEVGKIAEATPGVDQVLTISGISVLDNNASLQNAGVAYVVLKDWDERGKEKGQDLLSIYQHLNGALQSVLSAKTLVVVPPPIQGVGNASGFTMQVEIRNGVSDYPLLQSLADTIVKNGDAQSSLQRLSTPFRSNVPQLAVSVDRIKAETLGIAVSQVFSALSGYVGSSYVTQFNKFGRTFQVYVQAASDFRVSPEDIRNLKVKAGDGTMVPLGTVVDVTMTQGPSLISLYNLYPTATIVGAPAAGFSSGQALDVMEQIADHTLPPGVGFEWTALSYQEKAVGGQIYFVFALAMLLVYFVLAGQYESWILPLAVILAVPLALLGTVAVLMAVGAANNLYTQIGIILLIALAAKNAILIVEYAREKRAEGMEILDAAVEAARLRFRPILMTSFAFILGVLPLVLATGAGASARKSIGISVFSGMIASTCLAVLFVPSFYVLLQRLEEYWKRRPKAEEVSKAEISKVG, from the coding sequence ATGATCTCGCGCTTCTTCATCGAGCGACCGGTACTCGCCAATGTTCTGGCGCTGGTCTTCGTGCTCATCGGCGCTGTCGCCCTGTTCCAACTGCCCGTGGCGCAATATCCGAACGTCGTTCCGCCGACCGTGCAGGTCACGACGCGCTTTCCCGGCGCCAGCGCGCAGACCCTCGTCGATACCGTCGCACTGCCGATCGAACAGCAGGTCAACGGCGTTCAGGACATGCTCTATATGCAGTCGACGAGCGCCAGCGACGGCACCTATTCCTTGATCGTGACCTTTGCCATCGGAACGGATCCTGATCAGGCGCAGGTTCTGGTGCAGAACCGCGTCGCCATCGCCATGTCGTCGCTTCCCGAAGCAGTGCAGCTTCAGGGCGTCACGACCCAGAAGAAATCGACAGCGATCCTCGGCTTCGTAACCCTGACCTCGCCCGACAGCCGCTATGACAGCCTGTTTCTGTCGAACTATGCCGTCATCAATCTGCAGAACGAACTCGCCCGCCTGCCCGGAGTCGGCAACGTGACCGTGTTCGGCGCCGGCCAATATGCCATGCGGATCTGGATGGATCCGAACCTGCTGCAGGCGCGCGGGTTGACCCCGCAGGATGTCGTCAATGTCGTGCAGCAGCAGAGCCAAGAAGTCGCGGCCGGCCAGATCGGCATCCCGCCCGTGCCGAAGGGGCAGGTCTTCCAGTATACGCTGAATGTCAACGGCCGGCTGAACGATGCGCCCGATTACGAGAACATCATCGTCAAGGTCGAAACCGGACAGGGTGGCCGCATCACGCGCGTGCGCGATATCGGTCGCGTCGAACTCGGCGCCCAGACCTACAGCCAGTCCTTCATGCAGAACGGCCGGCCCGCAGCCGGCATCGGCATTTTCCAGCTGCCCGAGGCGAACGCCATTGCCGTCGCGCAGGCGGTGAACGCGAAGATGGAGGAGCTCTCCAAGAGCTTCCCGCAAGGCCTCGAATATCATCTGCCGTTCGACACGACGAAATTCGTCAAGGCCTCCATCGATGAGGTCTACGTCACGCTGATCGAGGCGGGCGTGCTCGTTCTCATCGTCATTCTCGTTTTCCTGCAGGATTGGCGGGCGATGCTCGTACCCGCGACCACGGTTCCGGTCACCATCATTGGCGCCTTCGCCGCCATGGCGGCATTGGGTTTTACCGTCAACCTGTCGACGCTCTTTGCCATCGTTCTTGCCATCGGCATCGTCGTCGATGATGCCATCGTCATCGTCGAGGGCGTCGCCCGGCACATCGAGGCGGGCATGTCAGGCCGCAAGGCGGCGGAGAAGGCGATGGAGGAACTGCTCGGCCCCGTCATCGGCATCACGCTGGTGCTGATGGCCGTCTTCATCCCGGCCGCCTTCCTGCCCGGCCTGACCGGCCAGCTCTACCGGCAGTTCGCACTTGTCATCGCCGCAACGGCACTGATCAGCGCCATCAATGCCGTCACGCTGAAACCGACCCAATGCGCCCTCTGGCTGCGGGCGCCGGTGCCTTTGGAAAAACGCAATGTCTTTTACCGTGGCTTCAACAGGGGCTACGATTGGGGCGAACGCCACTATGCCGGCCTGATCGGATCGATGACCCGCCACAGCGGCATCATGGCCCTCGCGGCCCTTGCGCTGATCGGCGTCGCCGTCTGGGGGCTGACGCGCCTGCCGACCGCGTTCCTGCCCATCGAGGATCAGGGCTATGTGCTGATCAGCACGCAATTGCCCGACGGCGCCTCGAAGGAACGGACGGATGCCGTGATGGAAGAGGTCGGCAAGATCGCCGAGGCCACGCCGGGCGTCGATCAGGTTCTGACCATCAGCGGAATTTCCGTTCTCGACAACAATGCCAGCCTGCAGAATGCCGGTGTGGCCTATGTCGTCCTCAAGGATTGGGATGAGCGCGGCAAGGAGAAAGGGCAGGACCTGCTGTCGATCTACCAGCATTTGAATGGCGCGCTGCAAAGCGTGCTGTCCGCCAAGACGCTTGTCGTCGTGCCGCCTCCGATCCAGGGCGTCGGCAACGCCAGCGGCTTCACCATGCAGGTCGAGATCAGGAACGGCGTTTCCGACTATCCGCTGCTGCAATCGCTTGCCGATACGATCGTCAAGAACGGCGATGCCCAATCGTCGCTACAGAGGCTGAGTACGCCTTTCCGCTCGAACGTGCCGCAACTTGCCGTTTCCGTGGATCGCATCAAGGCTGAGACACTGGGAATCGCGGTAAGCCAGGTCTTTTCTGCTCTCTCCGGCTATGTCGGATCGAGCTATGTGACCCAGTTCAACAAATTCGGCCGCACCTTCCAGGTCTATGTGCAAGCCGCATCCGATTTCCGCGTCAGCCCCGAAGACATTCGCAACCTCAAGGTCAAGGCCGGCGACGGGACGATGGTGCCGCTCGGCACGGTCGTCGATGTCACCATGACGCAAGGTCCTTCTCTGATCAGCCTCTACAACCTCTATCCCACGGCCACCATCGTTGGCGCGCCGGCCGCCGGTTTCAGCTCCGGCCAGGCGCTCGATGTCATGGAGCAGATTGCCGATCACACGCTGCCCCCAGGCGTCGGCTTCGAATGGACGGCGCTCTCCTACCAGGAGAAGGCGGTCGGCGGTCAGATCTATTTCGTCTTCGCGCTCGCCATGCTCCTCGTCTATTTCGTCCTGGCGGGCCAATACGAAAGCTGGATTCTACCGCTGGCGGTCATATTGGCCGTGCCGCTCGCTCTCCTCGGCACGGTGGCGGTGCTGATGGCGGTGGGGGCCGCCAATAATCTCTATACCCAGATCGGCATCATCCTGCTGATTGCGCTCGCAGCCAAGAATGCCATCCTTATCGTCGAATATGCGAGGGAAAAGCGGGCGGAAGGCATGGAAATCCTCGACGCGGCCGTCGAGGCGGCGCGCCTGCGTTTCCGGCCCATTCTGATGACCTCCTTCGCCTTTATCCTCGGCGTCCTGCCGCTGGTGCTCGCGACAGGCGCCGGTGCATCGGCCCGCAAATCGATCGGCATATCGGTCTTCAGCGGCATGATCGCCTCGACATGCCTTGCCGTGCTCTTCGTGCCGTCCTTCTACGTCCTGTTGCAGCGCCTCGAGGAGTATTGGAAGCGCCGCCCCAAGGCCGAAGAGGTTTCAAAAGCCGAAATATCGAAGGTGGGATAG
- a CDS encoding DUF2092 domain-containing protein, producing MSSTFPFPRLKRMFIYASVSVSLALPTSAWADDAKELLKKMSDFLAAQKTISFTYQSSLEAVTPDFEKLQFVSSGTANLTRPDKLRVTRTGGFADVDVSFDGSSLTVHGKNLDAYAKIDGKGSLDDLIDRMMTAGVEAPGADLLSSDVYDVLMTDVTEAKHISSAFVDGVECDYLAFRTPEIDWQIWIQAGSQPIPRRYVITSKHIVQAPQYTLEISDFKSGADVAAASYSIEIPAGAKTVDLSELQSLDELPAPADTGEVK from the coding sequence ATGTCATCGACTTTCCCTTTTCCGCGATTGAAGCGGATGTTCATATATGCGTCGGTTTCCGTCAGTTTGGCGCTGCCGACGAGCGCCTGGGCGGATGATGCAAAAGAGCTGCTCAAGAAGATGTCCGATTTTCTGGCGGCGCAGAAGACAATATCGTTTACCTACCAATCGTCGCTCGAAGCGGTGACGCCTGATTTCGAGAAGCTCCAGTTCGTCAGCTCCGGCACCGCCAATCTGACGCGTCCCGACAAGCTGCGTGTCACGCGGACCGGCGGCTTTGCCGACGTCGATGTCAGTTTCGATGGCTCGTCGCTGACGGTTCACGGCAAGAACCTCGACGCCTATGCCAAGATCGATGGCAAAGGTTCGCTCGATGATCTGATCGACAGGATGATGACCGCAGGCGTGGAGGCGCCGGGCGCGGATCTGCTGTCCTCCGACGTCTATGACGTGCTGATGACCGATGTCACCGAGGCGAAGCACATTTCCAGCGCTTTCGTGGACGGCGTCGAGTGCGACTACTTGGCCTTCCGAACACCTGAGATCGATTGGCAGATCTGGATACAGGCCGGTTCGCAACCCATACCGCGCCGTTACGTCATCACCAGCAAACACATCGTCCAGGCGCCGCAATACACGCTCGAAATCAGCGATTTCAAGAGCGGGGCTGATGTCGCGGCTGCTTCCTACAGCATCGAGATTCCAGCGGGCGCGAAGACGGTCGATCTCAGCGAATTGCAATCGCTCGATGAGCTTCCGGCCCCTGCCGATACGGGAGAAGTGAAATGA
- a CDS encoding murein L,D-transpeptidase family protein has translation MKLKLLVFGVGAGAAAIAGIAILGRDAGPSLPADARADSVFIDKTGHTMTLFSGGQTLRTYAVSLGRGGLKAKTREGDNRTPEGSYLIDARNPRSAFHLSLHISYPDARDTAAAVVRGEKPGDDIMIHGIRNGLGWLGIFHRWVDWTAGCVAVTDVEMEEVWRVVPDGTPVEIRR, from the coding sequence ATGAAGTTGAAGCTGCTGGTGTTTGGCGTTGGCGCAGGGGCAGCGGCAATTGCAGGGATTGCTATTCTTGGACGGGATGCCGGGCCGTCCCTGCCTGCAGATGCGCGGGCCGATTCCGTCTTCATCGACAAGACCGGCCATACGATGACACTATTCAGCGGTGGGCAGACCTTGAGAACCTATGCCGTTTCCTTGGGGCGTGGTGGTCTGAAAGCGAAGACGCGGGAAGGGGATAACCGGACGCCGGAGGGGAGCTACCTGATCGATGCGCGGAACCCGCGCAGCGCTTTCCACCTCTCGCTGCACATCAGCTATCCCGATGCTCGGGACACTGCGGCCGCCGTCGTGCGCGGTGAGAAACCTGGTGACGACATCATGATCCATGGCATTCGCAACGGCCTCGGTTGGCTGGGGATCTTTCACCGCTGGGTGGACTGGACGGCGGGCTGTGTGGCTGTCACCGATGTGGAAATGGAAGAGGTCTGGCGGGTGGTGCCGGATGGTACGCCGGTCGAAATCAGGCGGTAG